One Thalassotalea sediminis DNA segment encodes these proteins:
- a CDS encoding RNA polymerase sigma factor → MDIWEESLIGEMKQGKHCAFERCYRLLSPQIYTVIYKICLNHATAQDLLQDTFLDIFEKVHLYRKQHSFIAWSKRIAFNNTLNFIKRNKRIVLMGHSSDEGGLIDFEPHKMIQDSALLDALLVKINEAERLVLWLFIVEQYSHDEIAVLVDKTPSYSKSIVSRALKKLRTMPEVRNHAYCE, encoded by the coding sequence TTGGATATTTGGGAAGAGAGTCTTATTGGAGAAATGAAGCAAGGAAAGCATTGCGCCTTTGAGCGTTGTTATCGTTTGCTATCTCCACAAATATATACTGTCATTTATAAAATTTGCTTAAATCATGCTACTGCTCAAGATTTATTGCAGGATACATTCCTAGATATTTTTGAAAAAGTGCATTTATATAGAAAACAGCATTCTTTTATTGCTTGGTCAAAGCGAATAGCGTTTAACAATACTTTGAATTTTATAAAGCGAAACAAACGCATAGTTTTGATGGGACATTCGTCTGATGAGGGAGGCTTGATTGATTTTGAACCCCATAAGATGATTCAAGATAGTGCATTATTAGACGCTCTACTTGTGAAAATTAATGAGGCTGAACGTTTAGTTTTATGGTTGTTTATTGTTGAACAATATAGCCATGATGAAATCGCTGTTTTAGTCGATAAAACGCCTAGTTATTCTAAATCAATCGTATCAAGAGCTTTGAAAAAGCTAAGAACCATGCCAGAGGTTAGAAATCATGCATATTGCGAATGA
- a CDS encoding peptidase domain-containing ABC transporter, giving the protein MEITANSPALLEFSSKKRVPLILQAEVAECGLASMAMIASYYGHQLDMPAMRNRFSATLKGMNLQHLIELGDSLGLASRPLQCPLESVVKLALPCILHWDMNHFVVLTKVAGHKYYINDPASGKQVYTLDEFSQHYTGIALELSPTSKFEVRKEQQKMRISQLWSNITGLKTALVKLLILSFFLQLFSLATPYYMQWVVDEVLVSYDEALLVVLALGFSILVMVSVITNSVRSWLILRLSSLLNIQMGVNVLRHLLRLPMTYFETRHVGDIVSRFSSLNHIRERMTTGLVETTVDGVMSVVVLLMMFLYSIHLTLIVIGTIALYACLRIGMYQPLHRATEDSIQNSAKEQSNFLENIRGIQTIKLFGNEAQRQGIWQNRYAEVINADIHLGKLKIGFDSINKALFGLENVLVIFFAATAVMGNEISIGMVLAFIAYKNQLTQSVTNLIEQLIQFKMMRLHLDRLADIALTKVEQNRDTLNANFKLLNEGSGQLTLENISFSFSEDEKPILDNISFNVEAGDCIAITGPSGSGKSTLVKIMLGLLQPTTGRVLFNGKDIKQIGLKQYRKLVSAVMQDDTLLAGSIADNISFFDPEPNFLKIQQCTKTAAIHKDITEMTMGYNTLVGDMGSSLSGGQQQRVLLARALYKTPRILFLDEATSHLDTQNEFKICEKIDELSMTRIIIAHRPETIRHSNKVLLLNKGKLADISEKQLHSC; this is encoded by the coding sequence ATGGAAATTACAGCAAACTCACCTGCACTTCTTGAATTCTCTTCGAAGAAACGAGTACCGCTAATATTGCAAGCAGAAGTTGCGGAATGTGGACTTGCTTCGATGGCAATGATCGCATCCTATTATGGTCATCAATTAGATATGCCAGCGATGCGTAACAGGTTTTCCGCAACGCTAAAAGGAATGAATTTACAACACCTTATCGAGTTAGGTGATAGTTTAGGTTTAGCGAGCCGACCGTTACAGTGCCCTTTAGAAAGCGTAGTTAAGCTTGCCCTACCTTGTATTTTACATTGGGATATGAATCACTTTGTTGTGCTTACTAAAGTGGCTGGTCATAAATATTATATAAACGATCCCGCTAGCGGAAAACAAGTATACACGTTAGATGAATTTAGTCAGCATTATACCGGAATAGCGCTAGAACTTTCTCCGACATCTAAATTTGAAGTACGAAAAGAACAACAAAAAATGCGCATTTCACAGCTATGGAGCAACATTACTGGCTTAAAAACCGCTTTAGTAAAATTGCTTATATTGTCCTTTTTTCTGCAGTTATTCAGTTTAGCCACTCCATATTACATGCAATGGGTTGTCGACGAAGTGCTAGTTAGTTATGACGAAGCCTTACTCGTCGTTCTTGCATTGGGTTTTTCTATACTAGTAATGGTATCGGTAATTACCAACTCTGTTAGAAGTTGGCTCATATTACGTTTATCAAGCTTGTTAAATATACAAATGGGCGTAAATGTGCTTCGCCACCTGTTAAGATTACCGATGACTTATTTTGAAACTCGTCATGTAGGTGACATTGTTTCGAGGTTCTCTTCTTTAAATCATATTAGAGAACGGATGACTACAGGATTAGTAGAAACTACGGTGGACGGTGTCATGTCAGTCGTTGTTTTGCTCATGATGTTCTTATATTCAATTCATTTAACGCTCATTGTAATTGGTACTATTGCGCTATATGCATGCCTTCGAATTGGCATGTATCAACCGCTACATCGGGCAACAGAAGATTCAATTCAAAACTCGGCAAAAGAGCAAAGTAACTTTCTAGAAAATATAAGGGGGATACAAACCATAAAGCTTTTTGGCAATGAAGCCCAACGTCAGGGGATATGGCAGAATAGATATGCTGAGGTTATCAATGCCGATATTCACTTAGGTAAACTAAAAATTGGCTTTGATAGCATCAATAAGGCGTTATTTGGGCTAGAGAATGTATTAGTTATCTTTTTTGCAGCAACCGCGGTTATGGGAAATGAAATATCTATTGGCATGGTACTAGCGTTCATTGCCTATAAAAATCAATTAACGCAAAGCGTTACAAACCTTATTGAACAGTTAATTCAGTTTAAAATGATGCGCTTGCATCTTGATCGTCTTGCAGATATTGCTCTAACTAAAGTAGAACAGAATCGAGACACATTAAATGCTAATTTTAAGCTACTAAACGAAGGTTCAGGTCAGCTAACATTGGAAAACATCAGTTTCAGTTTTTCCGAAGATGAAAAGCCAATATTGGATAACATCTCATTTAACGTCGAAGCAGGTGATTGTATCGCTATTACAGGCCCTTCAGGTTCTGGTAAATCAACTCTCGTAAAAATAATGCTGGGGTTATTACAACCAACCACAGGGCGCGTTTTGTTTAATGGAAAAGACATCAAACAGATAGGGCTTAAGCAGTATCGAAAGCTTGTATCTGCAGTAATGCAGGACGATACTTTATTGGCAGGTTCCATCGCCGATAACATTTCATTTTTTGATCCAGAACCTAACTTTCTAAAAATTCAACAATGTACAAAAACTGCCGCTATACATAAGGACATTACCGAAATGACAATGGGATACAATACGCTGGTAGGCGATATGGGTTCCAGCCTGTCAGGTGGACAACAACAAAGAGTTTTACTTGCTAGAGCGCTTTACAAAACACCACGAATTTTATTTTTAGATGAAGCAACAAGTCATCTAGATACTCAAAATGAATTCAAAATCTGTGAAAAAATTGACGAACTATCGATGACACGAATAATCATTGCACATAGACCAGAAACAATTAGGCATTCAAATAAAGTGCTATTACTAAATAAAGGGAAATTGGCAGATATCTCCGAGAAGCAACTACACAGTTGTTAA
- a CDS encoding HlyD family secretion protein — MSQLFRKQAVDAQGQKLKGTISLAQPLSLKITVITITIITLSTLLFLFNAHYTRKETIIGFLRPDKGIIKSYSKSLGTVKEVFVSAGQRVKAGTPLVSVISNRALENGVDVNQKMISELSQQIHLLKLELKDLPILEQNNRDKLTKQLILTQGSIAGTNIQKELVNKKVTLLDQQAKQLNNLYNKGFISQLDIQNHQEKQLMSLQEIEQLNSSTINLKFKSAQLQNQIVLLSKEYQSKQRAIKQKLSTLNNQLLEMKSNFSYVVTAAQNGTVTDIHVLPGETLSKIRPLLTILPQQSSLIAELMLPTRSAGFIAQGDTAFLRFDAFPHQKFGYIKGEVTRIDNVLITQQDVNFPISINEPVYRLQAKLNTQFIEAYEKKLPLKSGMKFKADIVLENRTLFEWLIDPILSVKNKLR; from the coding sequence GTGTCACAATTATTTAGAAAACAAGCCGTCGATGCGCAAGGACAAAAGCTCAAAGGTACGATTTCTTTAGCACAACCCCTCTCGCTAAAAATAACCGTAATCACAATAACGATTATTACTTTATCAACATTGCTGTTTTTGTTTAATGCACATTATACAAGAAAGGAAACCATAATAGGCTTTTTAAGGCCCGATAAAGGAATTATCAAAAGCTATTCAAAAAGTTTGGGTACAGTAAAAGAAGTATTTGTATCAGCGGGTCAACGAGTTAAAGCGGGAACACCTTTGGTTTCTGTAATTAGTAATCGAGCGCTGGAAAATGGGGTAGATGTTAATCAAAAAATGATCTCTGAATTGAGTCAACAAATTCATTTATTAAAGCTAGAACTTAAAGATTTACCCATACTTGAACAAAATAACCGAGATAAGCTAACAAAACAATTAATCTTAACTCAAGGTTCAATTGCGGGAACTAACATACAGAAAGAACTCGTTAATAAGAAAGTTACGCTATTAGATCAGCAAGCCAAACAATTAAACAACCTATACAACAAAGGGTTTATTTCACAACTAGACATACAGAACCACCAAGAAAAACAACTTATGTCTCTTCAAGAAATAGAACAACTTAATAGCTCAACAATTAACTTGAAATTCAAAAGTGCACAACTGCAAAACCAAATTGTATTACTTTCAAAGGAATACCAGTCAAAACAACGTGCTATAAAGCAAAAGCTATCAACATTAAACAATCAACTATTGGAAATGAAAAGTAACTTTAGCTACGTAGTAACCGCTGCACAAAACGGTACGGTTACAGATATTCATGTATTACCAGGAGAAACGCTAAGTAAAATAAGACCATTGCTAACAATCCTACCACAGCAATCCTCTCTAATAGCTGAATTAATGTTACCAACTAGATCTGCGGGGTTTATAGCTCAGGGCGATACTGCATTCTTGAGATTTGATGCATTTCCTCATCAAAAATTTGGCTATATAAAAGGGGAAGTTACACGAATCGACAATGTTCTTATCACTCAACAAGATGTCAATTTTCCCATTAGCATTAACGAACCTGTTTATAGGCTGCAAGCTAAATTAAATACGCAATTTATCGAAGCTTATGAAAAAAAGCTACCGCTCAAAAGTGGCATGAAGTTTAAGGCAGACATCGTGCTAGAAAACCGCACACTATTTGAATGGCTTATTGATCCAATCCTAAGTGTTAAAAATAAGTTGAGATAA
- the rplB gene encoding 50S ribosomal protein L2, with protein MAVVKCKPTSPGRRHVVKVTNPDLYKGKPYAPLLEKNSKSGGRNNTGRITVRHVGGGHKHHYRVIDFKRTKDGIPAKVERLEYDPNRSANIALVLYADGERRYILAPKGLKAGDAIQSGADAPIKAGNTLPLRNTPLGSVVHAIELKPGKGAQIARAAGTYAQLVAKDGAYVTLRLRSGEMRKVEADCRATLGEIGNAEHMLRSLGKAGAQRWRGVRPTVRGVAMNPVDHPHGGGEGKTSGGRHPVSPWGVPTKGYKTRKNKRTDKFIVRRRTK; from the coding sequence ATGGCAGTTGTTAAATGTAAACCAACTTCTCCGGGTCGTCGCCATGTAGTTAAAGTGACAAACCCGGACCTATATAAAGGTAAGCCTTACGCTCCACTTTTAGAGAAAAACTCTAAATCAGGTGGTCGTAACAACACGGGCCGTATTACTGTTCGTCACGTTGGTGGTGGTCATAAGCATCATTATCGCGTAATCGACTTTAAACGTACTAAAGATGGTATCCCTGCGAAGGTAGAGCGTTTGGAATATGATCCAAATCGTTCAGCTAATATCGCATTAGTATTATATGCAGACGGTGAGCGTCGTTACATTTTAGCGCCAAAAGGCCTAAAAGCTGGTGATGCAATTCAGTCTGGTGCAGATGCACCAATTAAAGCAGGTAATACATTACCATTGCGCAACACACCATTAGGTAGTGTTGTACACGCAATTGAACTTAAACCTGGCAAAGGTGCTCAAATCGCTCGTGCGGCGGGTACTTACGCTCAGTTAGTTGCAAAAGACGGTGCTTATGTAACTTTACGTCTTCGCTCAGGCGAAATGCGCAAAGTAGAAGCAGATTGTCGTGCAACACTAGGTGAAATCGGCAATGCTGAACACATGCTTCGCTCTTTAGGTAAAGCTGGTGCTCAACGTTGGCGTGGTGTTCGCCCAACAGTTCGTGGTGTAGCCATGAACCCAGTTGATCACCCACACGGTGGTGGTGAAGGTAAAACTTCAGGCGGTCGTCATCCGGTATCTCCTTGGGGTGTACCAACTAAGGGTTATAAGACTCGTAAGAACAAGCGTACAGATAAATTTATCGTACGTCGTCGTACTAAGTAA
- a CDS encoding PDZ domain-containing protein, which translates to MKLVFKICIFISVLYTNTLFASQCASLQFKHNDRLVVLDSVNYKQVEEKYSYKDLLNGKGIYYLAEGPQLLSLFAVKKQKRIMRLDPSTTLDIMTDDDIVYLAQQYYFEAGYSYTFIYDDQPQTISLLKKTPRECKMPEGTVLEGASSSTTLTMSRLPENLEKKLQAFRQKSFRHYQIAGKSLPIGNIDPLKVNRYFGTVTENSYTTDGHIKLLSVLPSSPAFNLGLRTGDEIISFDNTGISISFDNKKPIDALNLYLKIIRNNNYQIKMMVQRQNRKFMIEGEDELVFVPSSIFSFGSSELLNNISFNRINQLSNALQFDYEQLTMSLVKFYSQRDISTEYIQLFRPEEKIESLGLEGVLDLGTGVQVELLIEDSPLKSIGVMEGDILTKINGRNITKSLTPLIEEVTALNNDDQLKIQLIRNSQQYELNGTYKKPVLPQFNLLLNLRSKERALAMMTENKRNVSRGIFIRSDRWNSFKPNATPPMTPGELNRNRKK; encoded by the coding sequence ATGAAATTAGTATTTAAAATATGTATTTTTATTTCCGTGCTTTATACAAATACATTATTTGCAAGTCAGTGCGCATCATTGCAATTTAAACACAATGATAGACTTGTTGTCTTAGATTCAGTTAATTATAAACAGGTAGAGGAAAAATATAGTTATAAAGATCTTTTGAATGGGAAGGGCATCTATTACCTTGCTGAAGGCCCTCAATTACTATCACTGTTTGCTGTAAAAAAGCAAAAAAGAATTATGCGCTTAGACCCTTCAACAACATTAGACATAATGACAGACGATGATATCGTGTATTTGGCACAACAATATTATTTTGAAGCAGGCTATTCCTATACATTTATTTATGATGATCAACCTCAAACAATAAGTTTATTAAAAAAAACACCTCGTGAATGCAAAATGCCTGAAGGCACGGTACTTGAAGGTGCGTCGTCAAGTACTACATTAACTATGTCGCGTCTTCCTGAAAACTTAGAGAAAAAGCTTCAAGCATTTCGTCAAAAATCATTTAGGCACTACCAAATAGCGGGGAAATCTTTACCAATTGGCAATATCGACCCGCTAAAGGTCAATAGATATTTTGGTACCGTAACTGAAAATTCTTATACGACTGATGGTCATATTAAACTGTTATCAGTGCTACCGAGTTCACCAGCATTCAATTTAGGATTAAGAACTGGTGATGAAATCATCAGTTTTGATAATACGGGTATAAGTATTTCATTTGATAATAAAAAGCCTATCGATGCGTTGAATTTATATTTAAAGATTATAAGAAATAATAATTATCAAATAAAAATGATGGTACAGCGTCAAAACCGAAAATTTATGATTGAGGGAGAAGACGAACTCGTCTTTGTTCCTAGCAGTATATTTAGCTTCGGTAGCAGTGAGTTGCTTAATAATATTTCGTTTAACCGTATAAATCAGTTATCTAATGCACTTCAATTTGATTATGAACAACTAACAATGTCATTAGTAAAATTTTATAGTCAACGTGATATATCAACTGAGTATATACAGTTATTCAGGCCCGAAGAGAAAATTGAATCTTTAGGGTTGGAAGGGGTTTTGGATTTAGGTACAGGAGTGCAGGTTGAATTACTTATCGAAGACAGTCCACTTAAGTCTATAGGCGTAATGGAAGGGGATATATTAACGAAAATTAATGGACGTAATATAACTAAATCTTTAACACCGTTAATTGAAGAAGTTACCGCGTTGAATAATGATGATCAGCTTAAGATTCAATTAATTCGTAACAGTCAGCAATATGAATTGAACGGTACGTATAAAAAACCTGTTTTACCTCAGTTTAACTTATTACTCAATTTGCGCTCGAAAGAAAGGGCGCTTGCAATGATGACAGAAAATAAAAGAAACGTTTCTCGTGGTATATTTATTAGGTCGGACCGGTGGAACTCGTTTAAGCCCAATGCAACACCACCAATGACACCAGGTGAACTAAATAGAAATAGAAAAAAATAA
- the rpsJ gene encoding 30S ribosomal protein S10: MSNQRIRIRLKAFDHRLIDQSTAEIVDTAKRTGAQVRGPIPLPTRKERFTILISPHVNKDARDQYEIRTHKRLIDIVEPTDKTVDALMRLDLAAGVDVQISLG; this comes from the coding sequence ATGTCAAATCAAAGAATTCGCATTCGTTTGAAAGCGTTTGATCATCGTTTGATTGATCAATCTACAGCAGAAATCGTTGATACTGCTAAACGTACTGGTGCTCAGGTTCGTGGTCCAATTCCATTACCTACGCGCAAAGAGCGTTTCACTATTTTGATTTCTCCACACGTTAACAAAGATGCGCGTGACCAGTACGAAATTCGTACTCACAAGCGTTTAATTGATATCGTAGAACCTACTGATAAGACTGTTGATGCATTAATGCGTTTAGACTTAGCAGCTGGTGTCGACGTTCAAATTAGCTTGGGTTAA
- the rplW gene encoding 50S ribosomal protein L23, which produces MISEERLLKVLLAPNISEKATLTAEANNTIVFKVATDAKKAEIKAAVEKLFDVKVDGVRTLNVKGKAKRTGARMGQRSDWKKAYVTLAEGSDIDFVGAEA; this is translated from the coding sequence ATGATAAGCGAAGAACGTTTGTTAAAAGTGCTTTTGGCACCAAACATTTCTGAAAAAGCAACATTGACTGCTGAAGCGAACAATACAATTGTTTTCAAAGTAGCAACTGATGCTAAAAAAGCTGAAATCAAAGCGGCAGTAGAGAAACTTTTCGACGTAAAAGTTGACGGTGTTCGTACTTTAAATGTTAAGGGTAAAGCTAAGCGCACGGGTGCTCGTATGGGCCAACGTAGCGATTGGAAAAAAGCTTATGTAACTCTTGCAGAAGGTAGCGACATCGACTTCGTTGGCGCAGAAGCATAG
- the rplC gene encoding 50S ribosomal protein L3, with protein sequence MTIGLVGRKVGMTRIFTEDGVSTPVTVLEVEANRVAQVKTVDNDGYSAIQVTTGTKKANRVNKPTAGHFAKAGIEAGRGLWEFRLTEGEGADLAAGSEITVELFNETNLVDVTGTSKGKGFQGGIKRWNFRMQDATHGNSISHRSNGSIGQCQTPGRVFKGKKMSGHMGAEKVTTQNLELVRVDAERNLLLIKGAVPGHVNADVIIKPAVKA encoded by the coding sequence ATGACTATAGGTCTAGTTGGACGCAAAGTTGGTATGACACGTATCTTCACTGAAGATGGCGTATCTACTCCAGTTACAGTCCTAGAAGTTGAAGCTAACCGTGTTGCTCAGGTAAAAACTGTAGACAACGATGGTTACTCAGCGATTCAAGTTACTACTGGTACTAAGAAAGCTAACCGTGTAAACAAGCCAACTGCTGGTCACTTTGCGAAAGCAGGTATCGAAGCTGGTCGTGGTTTATGGGAATTCCGTTTAACGGAAGGCGAAGGTGCTGATTTAGCAGCTGGTAGCGAAATCACTGTTGAACTATTCAACGAAACAAATTTAGTAGACGTAACCGGTACATCGAAAGGTAAAGGTTTCCAAGGTGGTATTAAGCGTTGGAACTTCCGTATGCAAGATGCTACTCACGGTAACTCTATCTCTCACCGTTCAAACGGTTCTATCGGCCAGTGTCAAACACCAGGTCGTGTATTTAAAGGCAAAAAAATGTCTGGTCACATGGGTGCTGAGAAAGTTACAACTCAAAACCTTGAATTAGTTCGCGTAGACGCTGAACGTAACTTGCTTCTTATTAAAGGTGCAGTTCCGGGTCATGTAAACGCTGACGTAATCATCAAGCCAGCTGTTAAAGCCTAA
- the rpsS gene encoding 30S ribosomal protein S19 — MPRSLKKGPFIDLHLLTKVEKAVESGNKKPIKTWSRRSMIIPNMIGLTIAVHNGRQHVPVFVTEEMIGHKLGEFAPTRTYRGHAADKKAKKK, encoded by the coding sequence ATGCCACGTTCTCTCAAGAAAGGTCCTTTTATTGACCTACACTTGTTGACGAAGGTAGAGAAAGCGGTGGAAAGCGGGAATAAAAAGCCAATTAAAACTTGGTCCCGTCGCTCAATGATCATACCTAATATGATCGGATTGACTATCGCTGTCCATAATGGTCGTCAACACGTTCCTGTATTTGTAACCGAAGAAATGATCGGTCACAAATTAGGTGAATTTGCACCAACACGTACTTATCGCGGCCATGCTGCTGATAAGAAAGCGAAGAAGAAGTAA
- the rplD gene encoding 50S ribosomal protein L4, with protein sequence MELALKDASGALEVSEATFGREFNEALVHQVVVAYAAGARQGTVKQKNRSEVSGGGKKPWRQKGTGRARAGTTRGPIWRTGGVTFAARPQDHSQKVNRKMYRGAIKSILSELVRQERLVIVNDFSVDTPKTKDLVAKLKGLELKDVLIVTPEVDENLFLSARNLYKVDVVDVQAIDPVSLVGFEKVLMTAGAVKQIEEMLA encoded by the coding sequence ATGGAATTAGCATTAAAAGACGCGTCAGGCGCTTTAGAAGTTTCTGAAGCAACTTTCGGACGTGAGTTCAACGAAGCTTTAGTACACCAAGTAGTTGTTGCGTATGCAGCAGGTGCTCGTCAAGGTACTGTTAAGCAAAAGAACCGTTCTGAAGTTAGCGGCGGCGGCAAAAAGCCATGGCGTCAAAAAGGTACTGGCCGCGCACGTGCTGGTACAACTCGTGGTCCAATTTGGAGAACAGGTGGCGTTACATTCGCTGCACGTCCTCAAGATCACAGCCAAAAAGTAAACCGTAAAATGTATCGTGGTGCGATCAAAAGCATCCTTTCTGAGTTAGTTCGTCAAGAACGTTTAGTGATTGTAAATGACTTCTCAGTAGATACACCGAAAACTAAAGACTTAGTTGCTAAGTTAAAAGGTTTAGAGCTTAAAGATGTATTAATTGTTACACCAGAAGTAGATGAGAATTTATTCCTTTCTGCTCGTAACTTATACAAAGTTGACGTTGTTGACGTTCAAGCGATTGACCCTGTTTCTTTAGTTGGTTTCGAGAAAGTATTAATGACTGCTGGTGCGGTTAAGCAAATCGAGGAGATGTTAGCATGA
- the fusA gene encoding elongation factor G, with translation MSDLSKYRNIGIFAHVDAGKTTTTERILKLTGKIHKLGEVHDGESTTDFMEQEAERGITIQSAAVTCEWKKHRFNVIDTPGHVDFTVEVYRSLKVLDGGIGVFCGSGGVEPQSETNWRYANESKVARLIFVNKLDRLGANFYRVKDQVKNVLGANPLVMTLPIGEEDEFVGVVDVLSQKAYIWDDSGQPENYEITDIPADMVDDAAAYREELIETALEADEDLLMEYLEGEVNPTEEQIKACIRKGTNELLFFPTYCGSAFKNKGMQLLLDAVVDYLPSPTEVPPQPLTDEEGEPTGEFAIVDPDNEPFRALAFKIMDDRFGALTFIRIYSGRVKKGDTVLNSFTGKTERIGRMVEMQADDRTELTEAQAGDILAIVGMKNVQTGHTLCDVKSPCTLEAMVFPEPVISIAVAPKDKGSTEKMGIAIGKMVAEDPSFQVETDEDSGETILKGMGELHLDIKVDILKRTYGVELEVGKPQVAYRETITQEIEDSYTHKKQSGGSGQFGKIDYRIKPGEQNSGFVFKSTVVGGNVPKEFFPAIEKGFKGMMDEGVLAGFPVLDVEVELFDGGYHAVDSSAVAFEIAAKGAFRQSIPKAGAQLLEPIMKVDVYTPEDNVGDVIGDLNRRRGMIKDQEAGTTGVRIKGDVPLSEMFGYIGHLRTITSGRGQFSMEFSHYSACPSNVADEVIAEAKARKEAK, from the coding sequence ATGTCAGATTTAAGCAAATACAGAAATATTGGTATTTTCGCTCACGTTGATGCTGGTAAAACCACAACAACTGAACGAATTTTGAAACTTACAGGTAAAATACATAAGTTAGGTGAAGTTCACGATGGTGAATCTACTACTGACTTCATGGAACAAGAAGCAGAGCGTGGTATTACTATCCAGTCAGCTGCTGTAACATGTGAGTGGAAAAAGCACCGTTTTAACGTAATTGACACTCCTGGTCACGTTGACTTCACAGTTGAAGTATACCGTTCATTAAAAGTTCTTGATGGTGGTATTGGTGTATTCTGTGGTTCTGGTGGTGTTGAGCCACAATCAGAAACTAACTGGCGCTACGCTAACGAATCAAAAGTAGCTCGTTTAATATTCGTAAACAAGCTTGACCGTTTAGGCGCAAACTTCTACCGCGTTAAAGATCAAGTTAAAAATGTACTTGGCGCAAACCCACTTGTAATGACTTTACCAATCGGTGAAGAAGACGAGTTCGTTGGTGTTGTAGACGTTTTATCTCAAAAAGCATACATTTGGGATGACTCAGGTCAACCAGAAAACTACGAAATTACAGATATTCCAGCAGACATGGTAGACGACGCAGCAGCATACCGTGAAGAATTAATCGAAACTGCTTTAGAAGCAGATGAAGATTTATTAATGGAATACCTAGAAGGTGAAGTTAACCCTACTGAAGAACAAATCAAAGCGTGTATCCGTAAAGGTACTAACGAATTATTATTCTTCCCAACATACTGTGGTTCTGCATTTAAGAACAAAGGTATGCAACTTCTTCTTGACGCTGTTGTTGATTACTTACCATCACCAACTGAAGTTCCACCTCAACCATTAACAGATGAAGAAGGTGAACCTACTGGCGAATTCGCAATTGTTGATCCAGATAACGAACCATTCCGTGCATTAGCATTTAAAATTATGGATGACCGTTTCGGTGCACTTACTTTCATACGTATCTACTCTGGCCGTGTTAAGAAAGGTGACACAGTACTTAACTCGTTTACAGGTAAAACTGAGCGTATTGGCCGTATGGTTGAGATGCAAGCAGATGACCGTACTGAGTTAACTGAAGCACAAGCCGGTGACATTTTAGCTATCGTTGGTATGAAGAACGTTCAAACAGGTCACACATTATGTGACGTTAAGAGCCCTTGTACACTTGAAGCAATGGTATTCCCAGAACCAGTAATCTCAATTGCTGTTGCACCAAAAGATAAAGGTTCAACTGAAAAAATGGGTATTGCTATTGGTAAAATGGTTGCAGAAGATCCGTCTTTCCAAGTTGAAACAGACGAAGATTCAGGTGAAACTATCCTTAAAGGTATGGGTGAGCTTCACTTAGATATCAAAGTAGATATCTTAAAGCGTACTTACGGCGTTGAACTTGAAGTTGGTAAGCCACAAGTAGCATACCGCGAAACTATCACACAAGAGATTGAAGATTCTTACACGCATAAGAAACAATCTGGTGGTTCTGGTCAATTCGGTAAGATTGATTACCGCATCAAGCCAGGCGAGCAAAACTCAGGTTTTGTTTTCAAATCAACCGTTGTTGGTGGTAACGTTCCTAAAGAATTCTTCCCTGCTATTGAAAAAGGCTTCAAGGGCATGATGGACGAAGGTGTTCTTGCTGGTTTCCCTGTATTAGACGTTGAAGTTGAGTTATTCGACGGTGGTTACCATGCGGTGGATTCATCAGCTGTTGCATTCGAAATCGCTGCTAAAGGCGCTTTCCGTCAATCAATTCCTAAAGCAGGTGCACAACTTCTTGAACCAATCATGAAAGTTGACGTATACACGCCAGAAGACAACGTAGGTGACGTAATTGGTGACCTTAACCGTCGTCGTGGCATGATCAAAGACCAAGAAGCTGGCACAACAGGTGTTCGCATCAAAGGTGACGTACCTCTTTCTGAGATGTTTGGTTACATTGGACACTTACGTACAATCACTTCAGGTCGTGGTCAATTCTCTATGGAATTCAGCCACTACTCAGCTTGTCCAAGCAACGTAGCTGACGAAGTAATTGCAGAAGCAAAAGCACGTAAAGAAGCTAAGTAA